In Zingiber officinale cultivar Zhangliang chromosome 6A, Zo_v1.1, whole genome shotgun sequence, a single genomic region encodes these proteins:
- the LOC121995321 gene encoding phenolic glucoside malonyltransferase 2-like → MSSAMEKWPSAHQSSFISDSISKLPSPPMEFRVLETSRVAPPPGSVPESSLALTFFDISWLYAGPVQRVFFYSFPHSTSHFIDSHLPTLKSALSLTLQDFYPLAGKIRPTPGSHSQFELHYAEGDSVPIAIAEHDGDFDNLSRNDPREYTRIKPLSPQLPKTTDDGQRPVMAVQVTLFPNRGLALAVTVDHSACDGSSSTRFVSSWACTASGREKAAPAPPSFDRSSVPNPNDAYSKFFSTLTAAAQKIKPTRVQLTPPDLVIGTVTLTADYLRKLKEMVSSKVNDSAFRCSNIVATYAYAWVSLVKAKGHNADSTAHMVFPGNCRERIKPPLPAEYFGNCTTGNFAHAKAIDLAGEDGVVTAARIIREAIEQFKEDPLKDADKFPEKYQAIPGKPLRVAGSPVFKVYDVDFGWGRPVKVDVPSISKAGVISVSESRDESGGVEIGLVMPKTEMDVFEAHFSNGLKRLQ, encoded by the coding sequence ATGTCGTCGGCCATGGAAAAGTGGCCATCAGCTCACCAGTCAAGCTTCATCTCCGATTCAATCTCTAAATTGCCATCACCGCCAATGGAATTCCGAGTCCTCGAGACCTCTCGCGTCGCTCCTCCGCCGGGATCGGTGCCAGAATCCTCCCTCGCCCTCACCTTCTTCGACATAAGCTGGCTCTACGCCGGGCCCGTGCAACGTGTTTTCTTCTACTCTTTCCCCCACTCAACCTCTCACTTCATCGATTCCCACCTCCCCACCCTTAAGTCCGCCCTCTCCCTCACCCTCCAAGACTTCTACCCCCTTGCCGGAAAGATCCGCCCTACTCCTGGCAGCCACAGCCAGTTCGAGCTCCACTACGCCGAGGGCGACTCTGTTCCGATCGCAATCGCCGAGCACGACGGAGACTTCGACAACCTCTCGAGAAACGACCCACGCGAATACACCAGGATAAAACCATTAAGTCCGCAGCTGCCGAAGACCACAGACGATGGCCAGCGGCCGGTGATGGCCGTGCAGGTGACTCTGTTCCCAAACAGAGGCTTGGCTTTGGCCGTCACCGTCGACCACTCGGCCTGCGACGGCTCAAGCTCCACTCGGTTCGTGTCGTCGTGGGCTTGTACAGCTTCCGGACGCGAGAAGGCCGCGCCGGCGCCGCCCTCCTTCGACCGGAGCTCAGTTCCGAACCCTAATGATGCGTACTCCAAATTTTTCAGCACCCTTACCGCCGCCGCGCAGAAGATCAAGCCTACGAGGGTCCAATTAACGCCGCCGGACCTGGTCATCGGCACGGTGACGCTCACCGCCGACTACCTCCGGAAGCTAAAGGAGATGGTTTCCTCCAAAGTGAACGACTCCGCTTTCCGCTGCTCCAACATCGTGGCGACCTACGCTTACGCGTGGGTTTCCCTCGTCAAAGCGAAAGGGCACAACGCGGACAGCACTGCGCACATGGTGTTCCCCGGAAACTGCAGGGAGCGGATTAAGCCCCCGCTACCAGCGGAGTACTTCGGCAACTGCACGACTGGTAACTTCGCCCATGCGAAGGCCATCGACCTCGCGGGAGAAGATGGGGTGGTGACGGCGGCTCGAATCATCAGGGAAGCCATCGAACAGTTTAAGGAAGACCCACTGAAGGACGCAGACAAGTTCCCGGAGAAGTACCAGGCGATCCCGGGGAAGCCGCTGAGAGTTGCGGGGTCTCCGGTGTTCAAGGTTTACGACGTGGATTTCGGGTGGGGAAGGCCGGTGAAGGTGGACGTGCCGTCGATATCGAAGGCAGGAGTCATTTCGGTGTCGGAGAGCAGAGATGAGAGCGGCGGAGTGGAGATCGGTCTGGTGATGCCCAAGACTGAGATGGATGTGTTTGAGGCTCACTTCTCAAATGGTCTTAAACGGTTGCAGTGA
- the LOC121998055 gene encoding alpha carbonic anhydrase 7-like yields MLEMRQVEGFLFSALFLVLLVPWSHFATAQEVEDEREFSYVVGSPNGPDHWGEIHQEWALCNNGDMQSPIDLLHERVHVVPGLGRIQRSYRASNATLRNRGHDIMLEWEEGAGTIHINGTDYELRQCHWHSPSEHSINGKRFAMELHMVHVSADQRVAVVGIMYTIGRPDTFLSELMEDIEEIADIREGERAVGLMDPRHIELGSRKYYRYMGSLTTPPCDQGVVWTISGKIRTVSKEQTALLRQAVHDEAEENARPVQPINGREIQFYTPWDRKNVEVHP; encoded by the exons ATGCTAGAGATGAGACAAGTTGAAGGATTCTTGTTCTCTGCCCTCTTTCTTGTCCTCCTCGTCCCTTGGAGCCATTTCGCTACTGCTCAAGAAGTTG AGGATGAGAGAGAGTTCAGCTACGTGGTAGGGAGCCCAAATGGTCCTGACCACTGGGGAGAGATACACCAGGAATGGGCTCTGTGCAACAACGGAGACATGCAGTCCCCCATCGACCTCTTACACGAGAGGGTCCATGTCGTCCCTGGACTAGGCAGAATCCAGAGGAGTTATAGGGCGTCCAATGCAACGCTGAGGAATCGCGGCCATGACATCATG TTGGAATGGGAGGAAGGAGCAGGAACGATTCACATCAACGGCACCGATTATGAGCTTCGACAGTGCCATTGGCACTCACCATCCGAGCATAGTATTAACGGGAAGAG ATTTGCAATGGAACTGCATATGGTGCATGTATCAGCAGACCAACGTGTAGCTGTAGTTGGCATCATGTACACAATTGGACGACCAGACACTTTCCTCTCGGAG CTAATGGAAGATATAGAAGAAATAGCAGATATAAGAGAAGGGGAGAGAGCAGTGGGTCTTATGGATCCAAGGCACATCGAATTAGGAAGTAGGAAGTATTACAGATACATGGGCTCTCTGACCACCCCACCTTGTGATCAAGGTGTTGTTTGGACCATCAGTGGGAAG ATAAGAACTGTATCGAAGGAGCAAACGGCTTTGCTGAGACAGGCCGTGCATGAT GAAGCAGAGGAAAACGCAAGGCCAGTTCAGCCGATTAATGGTCGGGAGATCCAATTTTACACTCCTTGGGACCGTAAAAATGTTGAAGTCCATCCGTAG